The following proteins come from a genomic window of Geomonas sp. RF6:
- a CDS encoding aspartate-semialdehyde dehydrogenase: MSKRWNIAIVGATGAVGTQMIECLEERDFPVGKIKLLASSRSAGKTLEFKGKAVEVEELTHDSFEGVDIALFSAGGSRSEEFCPSAVRSGAVCIDNSSAWRMDDAVPLVVPEVNPHAIAGYTKKGIIANPNCSTIQMVVALKPLHDYGEIKRIVVSTYQAVSGSGSKAIDELRVQTGELLNGRPAKNTVYPHRIAFNCLPQIDAFLDNGYTKEEMKMVRETAKIMESNIRTTATAVRVPVFYGHSESINIETEKKITVEKARELLENAPGVELVDDVQNSEYPMAMDAAGQDATLVGRIREDESIENGLNLWVVADNIRKGAATNAVQIAEILIEKYLK; encoded by the coding sequence ATGAGCAAGCGTTGGAATATAGCGATAGTGGGCGCCACAGGCGCGGTCGGCACGCAGATGATCGAGTGTCTGGAGGAGCGCGACTTTCCGGTGGGAAAGATAAAGCTGCTGGCGAGCTCCCGCAGCGCAGGGAAGACGCTGGAATTCAAGGGGAAGGCGGTGGAGGTCGAGGAGCTCACCCATGACTCGTTCGAGGGGGTGGACATAGCACTCTTCTCCGCGGGGGGGAGCCGTTCCGAGGAGTTCTGCCCCTCTGCCGTCCGCTCCGGCGCGGTGTGCATCGACAATTCCAGCGCATGGCGGATGGATGATGCTGTACCTCTGGTCGTTCCTGAGGTCAATCCGCATGCCATTGCCGGTTACACCAAGAAGGGGATTATCGCGAACCCCAACTGCTCGACGATTCAGATGGTGGTGGCGCTGAAGCCGCTGCACGATTACGGGGAGATCAAGCGCATCGTCGTATCCACCTACCAGGCGGTCTCCGGGAGCGGCAGCAAGGCGATCGACGAACTGAGGGTCCAGACCGGCGAGCTTTTGAACGGCCGTCCGGCGAAGAACACGGTTTACCCGCATCGCATCGCATTCAACTGCCTGCCGCAGATCGACGCCTTCCTCGACAACGGCTACACGAAGGAAGAGATGAAGATGGTGCGCGAGACGGCGAAGATCATGGAGTCGAACATCAGGACGACAGCGACCGCCGTGCGCGTCCCGGTTTTCTACGGCCACTCCGAGTCGATCAATATTGAGACGGAGAAAAAGATCACTGTGGAGAAGGCGCGTGAGCTCCTGGAGAACGCGCCTGGGGTGGAACTCGTCGACGATGTGCAGAACAGCGAGTACCCGATGGCGATGGACGCGGCGGGGCAGGATGCAACTCTCGTCGGGCGCATCAGGGAGGACGAGTCGATCGAGAACGGCCTGAACCTCTGGGTGGTGGCGGACAACATCAGGAAAGGCGCCGCGACGAATGCCGTGCAGATCGCGGAGATCCTCATCGAGAAGTATCTTAAGTAA